A single window of Hymenobacter sp. APR13 DNA harbors:
- a CDS encoding sigma-54-dependent transcriptional regulator, which produces MPTGTLLLIDDEARLRQLLARVLELEGYTVLQAPDASRGLELLQQHAREVLVVISDVKLPDGHGVDLMPRYRAKAPDCEIVLLTAFGTIPDGVRAMKQGAFDYLTKGDYEQQLVVVVERAAEKARLRHRVAELERRMSQRFSFESMIGTAPALRRAQDLARQVAPTDSTVLLEGPTGAGKELFAQALHEASERKAKPFVAVNCSAFPKDLLESELFGYKKGAFTGALADKKGLLEEASGGTLFLDEIGELELNVQAKFLRVLETRQFTKLGDTKPTSVNVRIVAATNRNLKQEAAEGRFRPDLYYRLSVFTLNVPSLRDRAADVPALAAHFLQHFAAQLRKRLPGLEPECVELLQRYEWPGNVRELKNVLERAAILAPTDQPLSAGYLPDEFHTLPAPLSPDADPADQSLRAVEARHIRQVLHQCQGNKTEAARRLGIGLTTLYRKVQEYEL; this is translated from the coding sequence ATGCCCACCGGTACCCTGCTCCTGATTGACGACGAAGCCCGCCTGCGCCAACTCTTGGCGCGGGTGCTGGAGCTGGAAGGCTACACCGTGCTGCAGGCCCCCGATGCCAGCCGCGGCCTGGAGCTGCTCCAGCAGCACGCCCGCGAGGTGCTGGTGGTCATTTCCGACGTGAAGCTCCCCGACGGCCACGGCGTGGACCTAATGCCACGCTACCGCGCCAAGGCCCCTGACTGCGAAATCGTGCTGCTCACCGCCTTCGGCACCATCCCCGATGGGGTGCGAGCCATGAAGCAGGGCGCCTTCGACTACCTCACCAAGGGCGACTACGAGCAGCAGCTGGTGGTGGTGGTGGAGCGCGCCGCCGAAAAAGCCCGCCTGCGCCACCGCGTGGCCGAGCTGGAGCGGCGCATGAGCCAGCGGTTCAGCTTCGAGAGCATGATTGGCACGGCCCCGGCCCTGCGCCGCGCCCAGGACCTGGCCCGCCAGGTAGCCCCCACCGACAGCACCGTGCTGTTGGAAGGCCCCACCGGCGCGGGCAAGGAGCTGTTTGCCCAGGCCCTGCACGAGGCCAGTGAGCGGAAAGCCAAGCCCTTCGTGGCCGTCAACTGCTCGGCCTTCCCCAAGGATCTGCTGGAATCGGAGCTGTTTGGCTACAAGAAAGGCGCGTTTACGGGCGCGCTGGCCGATAAGAAGGGCCTGCTGGAGGAAGCCAGCGGCGGCACGCTGTTCCTCGACGAAATCGGGGAGCTGGAGCTAAATGTGCAGGCCAAGTTCCTCAGGGTGCTGGAGACGCGGCAGTTCACCAAGCTCGGCGACACCAAGCCCACCAGCGTGAACGTGCGCATTGTGGCCGCCACCAACCGCAACCTCAAGCAGGAAGCCGCCGAAGGCCGTTTCCGCCCCGACCTCTACTACCGCCTTTCCGTCTTCACCCTCAACGTGCCCAGCCTCCGCGACCGGGCCGCCGACGTGCCGGCCCTGGCCGCCCACTTCCTACAGCACTTCGCGGCCCAGCTGCGCAAGCGCCTGCCGGGCCTGGAGCCCGAGTGCGTGGAGCTGCTGCAGCGCTACGAGTGGCCCGGCAACGTGCGCGAGCTGAAAAACGTGCTGGAGCGCGCCGCCATCCTGGCCCCCACCGACCAGCCCCTCTCGGCCGGCTACCTCCCCGACGAGTTCCACACCCTGCCCGCCCCCCTCAGCCCCGACGCCGACCCCGCCGACCAGAGCCTGCGCGCCGTGGAAGCCCGCCACATCCGCCAGGTGCTGCACCAGTGCCAGGGCAACAAAACCGAAGCCGCCCGCCGCCTCGGCATCGGCCTGACGACGCTGTACCGGAAGGTGCAGGAGTACGAGCTGTAG
- a CDS encoding ATP-binding cassette domain-containing protein yields the protein MTPYSYKSPVLTLDNVSLTLNGETILRDISAQVLDVCRPGMSQGQVVGFYGRSGMGKSVLCRLMAGLLAPSSGEVLVGEAQQPATPGAVGFVQQHYPLFNHRTLLDNLLVAAARRYPDPAEACRQAEEYLERFQLTPHRAKYPAHLSGGQRQRAAIAQQLLCSDHLILLDEPFSGLDVAMIDEVRKIILEVTTLDELNTVVIVSHDLATTTALSDRLWLLGQERNAAGQLLPGATISPQHQYNLAEMGLAWHENVEAEPEFVRFVEHLKEEIRGS from the coding sequence ATGACTCCCTACTCCTACAAATCCCCCGTGCTCACCCTCGACAATGTGTCGCTGACGCTGAACGGGGAAACTATTCTGCGCGATATTTCGGCGCAGGTGCTGGATGTGTGCCGGCCGGGCATGAGCCAGGGCCAGGTGGTGGGCTTCTACGGCCGCTCGGGCATGGGCAAGTCGGTGCTGTGCCGGCTGATGGCGGGGCTGCTGGCCCCCAGTAGCGGCGAGGTGCTGGTGGGTGAGGCGCAGCAGCCGGCCACGCCCGGCGCGGTGGGCTTCGTGCAGCAGCACTACCCGCTGTTCAACCACCGCACCCTGCTCGACAACCTGCTGGTGGCCGCCGCCCGCCGCTACCCCGACCCCGCCGAGGCCTGCCGCCAGGCCGAAGAATACCTGGAGCGGTTCCAGCTCACGCCCCACCGCGCCAAATACCCGGCCCACCTCTCGGGTGGACAGCGCCAGCGCGCCGCCATTGCCCAGCAGCTGCTCTGCTCCGACCATCTCATCCTGCTCGACGAGCCCTTCTCCGGCCTCGACGTGGCCATGATTGACGAGGTGCGCAAAATCATCCTCGAAGTCACCACCCTCGACGAGCTCAACACCGTGGTCATCGTCTCCCACGACCTGGCCACCACCACCGCCCTCTCCGACCGGCTCTGGCTACTGGGCCAGGAGCGCAACGCCGCGGGCCAGCTGCTGCCCGGCGCCACCATCAGCCCCCAGCACCAGTACAACCTCGCCGAAATGGGCCTCGCCTGGCACGAAAACGTGGAAGCCGAGCCGGAGTTTGTTAGGTTTGTGGAACACTTGAAGGAAGAGATTCGGGGGAGTTAG
- a CDS encoding DUF389 domain-containing protein, translated as MPLIEYPALLLRFLRQRFDLRDDTADPAVIEDSVESGVTFRGTNLWVLIFAILIASVGLNVNSTAVIIGAMLISPLMGPLVSVGYSAATNNPDLLRRAVKNLGLAVVISLLTSTVYFLLTPLSGAQSELLARTEPTIWDVLIALFGGLAGAVGLTRREKSNVIPGVAIATALMPPLCTAGYGLASGHWEYALGAFYLFSINCVFITLAAFLVIRFLGLPAHRFQDEAQARRVRRLMLAAAVVVAGPSVWLGYRIVQRSVYAHAAEDFVAKELNFAGTYVVTRQIDPRQRTINVLLVGRPVDTLRLGAARRALARYRLGGTALVVRQGLQAYDSLDAQSLRQSLLEDVHARQSQAQSRYEVELNRLLQQLVVAARPALPAPEALLREAQVEHPAIHRLTLTALPRPAIPRDSLPADTMLIVSIEARDSVPPAERQQLAQWLRARTNRPQVQLLVAPVATRPASPEVSAPAKRVQPSAAPAREETRRSR; from the coding sequence ATGCCCCTGATAGAATACCCCGCCCTGCTGCTGCGCTTCCTGCGCCAACGGTTTGACCTGCGCGACGATACCGCCGACCCGGCCGTCATCGAGGACAGCGTGGAATCGGGCGTTACGTTCCGGGGCACCAATCTGTGGGTGCTCATCTTCGCCATCCTCATTGCCTCAGTGGGGCTCAACGTCAATTCCACGGCCGTTATCATCGGGGCCATGCTGATTTCGCCGCTGATGGGGCCGCTGGTGAGCGTCGGCTACAGCGCCGCCACCAACAACCCCGACCTGCTGCGGCGCGCCGTGAAAAATCTGGGGCTGGCAGTGGTTATCAGCCTGCTTACCTCCACGGTGTACTTCCTGCTGACGCCCTTGAGCGGGGCGCAGTCGGAGCTGCTGGCCCGCACCGAGCCCACCATCTGGGACGTGCTCATTGCTTTGTTTGGGGGGCTGGCCGGGGCCGTGGGCCTCACGCGCCGCGAGAAAAGCAACGTCATTCCCGGCGTGGCCATTGCCACGGCCCTCATGCCGCCGCTGTGCACGGCCGGCTATGGGCTGGCCTCGGGCCACTGGGAGTACGCTTTGGGTGCGTTCTACCTGTTTTCCATCAACTGCGTATTCATCACGCTGGCGGCTTTTCTGGTGATTCGGTTCCTGGGGCTGCCGGCCCACCGGTTTCAGGATGAGGCCCAGGCCCGGCGGGTGCGCCGTCTGATGCTGGCGGCGGCCGTGGTGGTGGCCGGCCCCAGCGTGTGGCTGGGCTACCGCATCGTGCAGCGCTCGGTGTACGCCCACGCCGCCGAGGATTTCGTGGCCAAGGAGCTGAATTTCGCGGGTACTTACGTGGTGACGCGGCAGATTGACCCCCGGCAGCGCACCATAAACGTGCTGCTGGTGGGCCGCCCGGTGGATACACTGCGGCTGGGCGCGGCCCGTCGCGCGCTGGCCCGCTACCGCCTCGGCGGCACCGCGCTGGTGGTGCGCCAGGGCCTGCAGGCCTATGATTCGTTGGATGCCCAGAGTTTGCGCCAGAGCCTGTTGGAAGACGTGCACGCCCGCCAGAGCCAGGCCCAGAGCCGCTACGAGGTGGAACTGAACCGTCTTCTACAGCAACTGGTAGTAGCCGCCCGCCCCGCCCTGCCCGCCCCCGAAGCCCTGCTGCGCGAGGCGCAGGTGGAGCATCCCGCCATCCACCGCCTGACCCTCACGGCACTGCCCCGCCCCGCCATTCCCCGCGACTCGCTCCCCGCCGACACCATGCTAATCGTCAGCATCGAGGCCCGTGACTCGGTGCCGCCGGCGGAGCGGCAGCAGCTGGCCCAGTGGCTGCGCGCCCGCACCAACCGCCCGCAGGTGCAGCTGCTGGTAGCACCCGTAGCCACCCGTCCGGCTTCGCCCGAAGTATCGGCACCCGCCAAGCGCGTGCAGCCTTCGGCCGCTCCCGCCCGCGAAGAAACCCGGCGCAGCAGATAG
- a CDS encoding sensor histidine kinase, with product MQDQRSVTRAALATERSRLESLIEHLDEGLLLLDPDRTVLLANPVARELLGREAAALVGRRAEDLSQETELLNALFRPLLAQEGAQAGTTPAPVTLTFARPDGETAYYQLTLNHIVSRNRETGRTEFVGHILSLRNVSDFKKLDEVKSNYLATISHELKTPLASIKLSLMLLQDARTEPEERQRLADGIGDETQRLLGMVGQLLAVSRLDAGAEIQFDVQPITLAQVVNYAIDTVRPQVEDKELQLRLELPASLPAARADVEKTTWVLINLLANAIRYSPRGADLCVRAHQAAPQELQISVQDCGPGIAPEYHERIFQRFSEVPNASGHKGGSGLGLSISREFIEAQGGRLWVESEPAQGSHFCFTLPVAG from the coding sequence ATGCAGGACCAGCGCAGCGTCACGCGGGCAGCTTTGGCTACTGAGCGGAGCCGTTTGGAAAGCCTGATTGAACACCTTGACGAAGGCCTGCTCCTGCTCGACCCCGACCGCACTGTGCTGCTGGCCAACCCCGTGGCTCGGGAGCTGCTGGGTCGCGAGGCCGCCGCTTTGGTGGGCCGTCGGGCCGAGGATCTGAGTCAGGAAACCGAGCTGCTCAACGCCCTGTTCCGGCCCCTGCTGGCCCAGGAAGGCGCCCAGGCCGGCACCACGCCGGCCCCCGTCACGCTCACCTTCGCCCGCCCCGACGGCGAAACGGCCTACTACCAGCTCACCCTCAACCACATCGTGAGCCGCAACCGCGAAACCGGCCGCACCGAGTTTGTGGGCCACATCCTGAGTCTGCGCAACGTGTCGGATTTCAAGAAGCTGGATGAGGTGAAGTCCAACTACCTGGCCACCATCTCGCACGAGCTGAAAACCCCGCTGGCCAGCATCAAGCTCAGCCTGATGCTGCTGCAGGACGCGCGCACCGAGCCCGAGGAGCGGCAGCGCCTGGCCGACGGCATCGGCGACGAAACCCAGCGCCTACTGGGCATGGTGGGCCAGCTGCTGGCCGTGTCCAGGCTGGATGCCGGGGCCGAAATCCAGTTCGACGTGCAGCCCATCACCCTGGCCCAGGTGGTGAACTACGCCATCGACACGGTGCGCCCGCAGGTGGAGGATAAGGAGCTGCAGCTGCGCCTGGAGCTGCCCGCCAGCCTGCCCGCCGCCCGCGCCGACGTGGAAAAGACCACCTGGGTGCTCATCAACCTGCTGGCCAACGCCATCCGCTACTCCCCCCGCGGTGCCGATTTGTGCGTGCGCGCCCACCAGGCCGCCCCGCAGGAGCTGCAGATCAGCGTGCAGGACTGCGGCCCGGGCATTGCGCCGGAGTACCACGAACGGATTTTCCAGCGCTTCTCGGAGGTGCCCAATGCCTCGGGCCACAAGGGGGGCTCGGGGCTGGGCCTGAGCATTTCGCGCGAGTTCATTGAGGCCCAGGGCGGGCGGCTGTGGGTGGAGAGCGAGCCGGCGCAAGGCAGCCACTTCTGCTTCACGCTGCCGGTGGCGGGCTAA
- a CDS encoding ABC transporter permease, which yields MKSLFLPNARPPRTTFALMAAGQAGLLLLLWLFYPLQLFPSLGDVLRALADLTTTQGLMPELWASMTTALQALGMATVLALLISYLTALPFFRPLAYAASKMRYLTLTGLTFFVALLVSSGHEVKLSVLTFATTVYLVTGMTAVMLGTTQQELDHARTLGLGEWRSFWEVVVLGKLADMLEVVRQNFAIIWTMITLVETLYQSEGGIGLLLYKQNRYLHLDGVVAIQLVILAAGAAQDYVFGLLRRVFFPYASLAAAR from the coding sequence ATGAAATCCCTCTTCCTCCCCAACGCCCGGCCGCCGCGCACCACGTTTGCCCTGATGGCGGCCGGGCAGGCGGGGCTGCTGCTGCTGCTGTGGCTGTTTTACCCGCTGCAGCTGTTCCCCTCCCTCGGTGACGTGCTGCGCGCCCTCGCGGACCTGACCACCACCCAGGGCCTGATGCCGGAGCTGTGGGCCAGCATGACGACGGCCCTGCAGGCCCTGGGCATGGCCACGGTGCTGGCGCTCCTGATTTCCTACCTCACGGCCCTGCCCTTCTTCCGGCCGCTAGCCTACGCGGCTTCCAAGATGCGCTACCTCACCCTCACCGGCCTCACGTTTTTCGTGGCGCTGCTGGTCAGCTCGGGCCACGAGGTGAAGCTCTCGGTGCTCACCTTCGCCACCACCGTGTACTTGGTCACGGGCATGACGGCCGTGATGCTCGGCACCACCCAGCAGGAGCTGGACCACGCCCGCACCCTGGGTTTGGGCGAGTGGCGCAGCTTCTGGGAAGTGGTGGTGCTGGGCAAGCTGGCCGATATGCTGGAAGTGGTGCGCCAGAACTTCGCCATCATCTGGACGATGATAACGCTGGTGGAAACCCTCTACCAATCGGAAGGCGGCATCGGCTTGCTGCTCTACAAGCAAAACCGCTACCTCCACCTCGACGGCGTAGTGGCCATCCAGCTCGTCATCCTGGCCGCCGGCGCCGCCCAGGACTATGTTTTCGGCCTGCTGCGCCGCGTGTTCTTCCCCTACGCCAGCCTGGCGGCGGCGCGGTGA